Proteins encoded together in one Hevea brasiliensis isolate MT/VB/25A 57/8 chromosome 16, ASM3005281v1, whole genome shotgun sequence window:
- the LOC110670237 gene encoding myb-related protein 306, whose product MGRTPCCNKLGVKKGPWTPEEDITLVSHIQEHGPGNWRAVPTKTGLLRCSKSCRLRWTNYLRPGIKRGNFTDHEEKMIIHLQALLGNRWAAIASYLPQRTDNDIKNYWNTHLKKKLKKLQTTGHEGHSKDDLLSSTISQPISRGQWERKLQTDIHTAKQALYEALFPEKQSNLLTELKHSGGDHSCAKPSSTYASSTENIAKLLKGWLRNAPKQAQTNSSSATNRNSFNNIAATDSICSEGTPSTADKNGIELEEAFESHFGFDKSFDSSNSDFSQTMSPDEASLFQDESKPNFSAQMPPLSLVEKWLFDEGATQGKDYLGEATRDENNLFYGTSFWETL is encoded by the exons ATGGGTAGAACACCTTGCTGCAATAAGCTTGGAGTGAAGAAAGGCCCATGGACTCCTGAAGAAGACATCACATTGGTATCACACATTCAAGAACATGGTCCTGGGAATTGGAGAGCTGTGCCCACTAAGACAG GGTTGCTTAGATGCAGTAAGAGTTGCAGGCTTAGATGGACTAATTACCTGAGGCCAGGGATCAAACGTGGTAATTTTACTGATCATGAGGAGAAGATGATAATCCACCTCCAAGCCCTTTTAGGCAACAG ATGGGCAGCCATAGCTTCATACCTTCCACAGAGAACGGATAATGATATTAAAAACTATTGgaatacccatttgaagaagaagCTCAAAAAGCTCCAAACTACAGGTCATGAAGGTCACTCTAAGGATGATTTATTATCATCAACAATTTCACAGCCAATCTCCAGAGGTCAATGGGAAAGAAAGCTTCAAACTGATATCCACACAGCCAAGCAAGCTCTATATGAGGCATTATTTCCAGAGAAACAAAGCAACTTATTAACTGAGTTAAAACACTCTGGTGGAGATCATTCTTGTGCAAAACCATCATCAACTTACGCATCAAGCACTGAAAACATAGCTAAGTTGCTTAAAGGGTGGTTGAGAAATGCACCTAAGCAAGCCCAAACCAACTCATCATCAGCAACTAATCGGAATTCTTTCAACAACATAGCTGCGACTGATTCTATATGTAGTGAAGGGACTCCAAGTACAGCTGACAAAAACGGGATTGAATTAGAAGAAGCATTTGAATCACACTTTGGTTTTGATAAGTCCTTTGATTCTTCAAATTCAGATTTTTCTCAGACCATGTCACCTGATGAGGCTAGTCTTTTCCAAGATGAAAGCAAACCAAATTTTAGTGCTCAAATGCCACCACTCTCATTGGTTGAGAAGTGGCTTTTCGATGAAGGAGCTACTCAAGGGAAGGACTATCTTGGTGAAGCCACACGAGATGAAAATAATCTTTTCTATGGGACTAGCTTTTGGGAGACTCTTTAA
- the LOC110670228 gene encoding uncharacterized protein LOC110670228, whose product MGSVSGFLHQKLILFADSFWVSVSALFLTLFGFFHRTIFRVKRNFSSQINNSNCLELSSNCVEQETRAKKPELNSNCVEQESEAEEPEVGIAEFRSTKENADFEEEETTKFFFKFQFQTYREDCEQVFSDFVSSRSANKYEFSFGKDPSLYLDKPEAFSLEVKKLYADSNDGSIGNREIAEDKILPVENFVERKAVQSTQEERAENSADGACKEEVTESETCVEGFISGKGIAADAENNVRSDQQVSSDDGQFLSEKDFIAPDSHSDSDSITSSHEIISRFVASTSDGFLSDIDFEDAFELDILGDIGREKAELTEEDLEMEDINLQHLNAGYEPDDFEDEDSDILEKHKNLEESNMQETENLGEKKDVEQQEELGYNDKETRNSLDNSEDSNRLEILWEHQELIEQLKMELKKVRATGLPTILEEEESPKIAEDLKPWKIDEKFQHEDRMGELHKFYKSYRERMRKFDILNYQKMYALGFLQSKDPTKDPLKSISSHIASGPALTSLVSRKFLLGKPKNSSSDPKMSFIRELHGDLEMVYVGQMCLSWEILHWQYEKALEIWDFDPYGMRRYNEVAGEFQQFQVLLQRFIENEPFEGPRVQNYVKNRCILRNLLQVPVIREDSIKDKKARIKLKDDYAITNDNLVEIMEESIRIFWRFVRADKDARSVMPKSRRGAQIEPLDPTELELLTEVRTSLQKKDKKLKDTLRSGNCILRKFQKHQEDSSSEQVLYFFSQVDMKLVCRVLNMSKITTDQLIWCRNKLDKINFVNRKIHVEPSFLLFPC is encoded by the exons ATGGGTTCTGTTAGTGGGTTTCTCCATCAAAAATTGATTCTCTTTGCAGACTCTTTCTGGGTCTCTGTTTCAGCTCTGTTCCTTACTCTGTTTGGTTTCTTCCATAGAACCATTTTCAG GGTGAAACGAAATTTCAGCTCTCAAATTAACAATTCGAATTGTTTAGAACTCAGCTCGAATTGTGTAGAGCAAGAAACTAGAGCGAAGAAACCAGAACTCAATTCGAATTGTGTGGAGCAGGAATCTGAAGCTGAAGAACCAGAAGTTGGTATTGCTGAATTTAGAAGTACAAAAGAAAATGCTGATTTTGAGGAAGAAGAGACGACAAAGTTCTTTTTTAAATTTCAGTTCCAGACTTATAGGGAGGATTGTGAGCAAGTTTTCTCAGACTTTGTATCCTCTAGAAGCGCCAATAAGTACGAGTTCTCTTTTGGGAAAGATCCTAGTCTATACTTGGATAAGCCAGAGGCTTTTAGTCTTGAGGTAAAAAAGTTATATGCCGATTCTAATGATGGTTCTATTGGCAATAGAGAGATTGCCGAAGATAAAATTTTACCTGTTGAGAACTTTGTGGAGCGGAAAGCAGTACAATCTACTCAAGAGGAGAGAGCAGAGAATTCTGCAGATGGTGCATGTAAAGAGGAGGTGACAGAGTCTGAAACATGCGTTGAAGGGTTTATTTCTGGGAAGGGAATAGCAGCTGATGCGGAGAACAATGTACGGAGTGATCAACAAGTTTCAAGTGATGATGGTCAGTTTCTATCAGAGAAGGACTTCATTGCTCCAGATTCTCATTCAGATTCTGATTCAATTACTTCGAGCCATGAGATTATAAGTCGTTTTGTAGCTTCAACCAGCGATGGCTTCTTGTCAGATATAGATTTTGAAGATGCATTTGAACTTGATATTTTGGGAGACATTGGAAGGGAGAAGGCTGAATTAACTGAAGAAGATTTGGAGATGGAGGATATAAATTTGCAGCATTTAAATGCTGGCTATGAACCTGATGATTTTGAGGATGAAGATAGTGATATATTGGAAAAGCATAAAAATCTAGAGGAGTCCAATATGCAAGAAACAGAAAACTTGGGTGAGAAAAAAGATGTTGAACAACAAGAAGAACTCGGTTACAATGACAAGGAAACTAGGAATAGTTTAGATAATTCTGAAGATTCAAATAGATTGGAAATTTTATGGGAACATCAAGAGTTGATAGAACAGCTCAAAATGGAGCTGAAAAAGGTCAGAGCTACAGGTCTGCCAACCATCTTAGAAGAAGAAGAGTCACCAAAAATAGCGGAAGATTTAAAGCCATGGAAGATTGATGAGAAGTTCCAGCATGAAGATAGAATGGGTGAGCTTCACAAGTTCTACAAGAGTTACAGAGAAAGGATGCGGAAATTTGATATCTTGAATTACCAGAAAATGTATGCATTGG GCTTTCTTCAATCAAAAGACCCAACAAAGGACCCACTTAAATCAATTTCAAGCCATATAGCCTCAGGACCAGCATTGACATCCCTTGTTTCACGGAAATTCCTTCTAGGCAAGCCAAAAAATTCCAGTTCTGATCCAAAGATGAGCTTCATTAGAGAATTGCATGGTGATTTGGAAATGGTTTATGTTGGTCAAATGTGCCTCTCATGGGAAATCCTTCATTGGCAGTATGAGAAGGCGCTGGAGATATGGGATTTCGACCCTTATGGAATGCGTCGATACAATGAAGTTGCAGGTGAATTTCAACAATTTCAAGTACTTTTGCAGAGATTTATAGAGAATGAACCTTTTGAAGGACCGAGGGTACAAAATTATGTCAAGAATCGCTGCATTTTGCGTAATCTCCTTCAAGTTCCAGTTATAAGAG AGGACAGTATAAAGGATAAAAAGGCAAGAATTAAATTGAAGGATGACTATGCAATTACCAATGATAATCTAGTAGAGATAATGGAAGAATCAATAAGAATTTTCTGGCGATTTGTTCGAGCTGATAAAGACGCACGCAGTGTGATGCCAAAGAGTCGAAGAGGAGCTCAAATCGAACCGTTAGACCCCACTGAACTAGAGCTTTTGACAGAAGTCAGAACAAGTCTGCAAAAG AAGGACAAGAAGCTTAAAGACACATTGAGGAGTGGAAACTGTATATTGAGGAAGTTCCAAAAACATCAAGAAGACAGTAGTTCAGAGCAAGTTCTCTACTTCTTCTCACAAGTGGATATGAAGTTAGTATGTAGAGTGCTTAACATGTCGAAAATAACAACAGATCAACTAATATGGTGTCGCAATAAATTGGACAAGATCAATTTTGTTAACAGGAAGATACATGTAGAACCATCATTTTTGCTTTTTCCTTGCTGA